In Rhizobium sp. 9140, the genomic stretch GAGTGGCCCTCGTTGTAGCCGAGCTCGCCGAGGATCGGCGTCAGTTTCATCGCCCGTTCCAGAGGCTCGAGGATCTGCTCCATGTCGAGATCGCGCTGCGAGGGCGACAGGCGCGCCTCGTGCTTTTCAAGAATTTCGCGCGGGTGGCAAAGGCGCGGGTTTTCGGCCTCGTAGTAGCCCCACTCTATTTGCCCGCCTTCGGTCGTGTTCGGATCGCCGGTATCGCGCATATAGGCCGAGTTGCCCTGGTCGCGCAGCAGCGGATACCCGATCTCCTTGCCGGTGCCGGCGAATTCGTTATAGGGGCCGAAGAAGGTCAGCGGATGATCGACCGGCATGACCGGCAGATCTTCGCCGACCATTTCGGCAATCAGACGGCCCCAGATGCCGGCGCAGACGATGACATGATCGGCCAGAATTGTACCGCGATGCGTGACGACGCCCTTGATGCGGCCCTTCTCGACGATCAGCGAAGTCGCCGGCGTATTGCCGAAGATCTTCAGCTTGCCGGATTTCTCGGCGGCATCGATCAGCTTGCCGGCAACGGTCTGCGAGCGCGGGATGACGAGGCCGGCATCCGGGTCGAACAGGCCGCCCTGCACCTGATCTTCCTCGATCAGCGGGAACATCTGCTTGATCTCGGAGGGGCTGACATATTGCGCGCGCGTGCCGAAAGCCTTGGCGGAGGAGAGCTTGCGCTTGATTTCCTCCATCCAGCTATCATCGCCAGTGCGCGCTACTTCCAGACCGCCGATGCGGGCGTAGTGGCCCATCTTCTCATAGAAATCGATAGAATACTGGGTTGTCCAGACCGACAGGTAATCATGGCTGGTCGTGTAGCAGAAGTCCGAGGCATGCGCCGTCGAGCCGATATCAGTGGGGATGCCGGACTTGTCGATACCGACGATGTCGTCCCAGCCACGCTCGATCAGGTGATGCGCAATGGAGGCGCCGACGATGCCGCCCAGCCCGATGATGACGACCTTTGCTCTGCTTGGAAACTCTGCCATTGCCTGCCTCGTATCTCCGATATCGGGTGATTGTAGAGCCTGCGCCGCGTAACGCCTGATCTGAAAGCGACAAGGACTGGCCGCGATCACGGTCGTGCCGGGAGCAAATACGACATGAAACTTTCACTCATACCAAGCGTCGATGATAGGAACCTGTCATCGACGCTTGGTATGAAGCTCCAATGAAAGCATATAATTGATAAACGGGCGCTTTATGAGAAACCTTTGATCACGCCGCGCGTTCCGAAGCGAATTTCCCGAACCGACTTCACGTCCAGCACAGGACCTCCTTGATGAGTACAATAGCGGCAAGCGCACACGTGGCGCCTGTAGAACCCCGGTCGCGGTCGATCAAAGCCCTCAGCGCCGTCAATTTCTTCCTTGCCGACGTCCGTGACGGGCTCGGTCCCTTTCTCGGCATCTTCCTGATCGGTCAGGGCTGGAGCACGGCAACCATCGGCGTCGTCATGACGATCGGCGGCATTGCGGGCATGCTGGCGACCACACCGCTCGGCGCACTTGCGGATGCCTCCAAGGCCAAGCGTTTCATGGTCGGCTTCTGCGCGGCCCTCGTCATCGTGGCGTCTCTCGCCATCCTGTTCGTCCCCACCGTGACCTTCGTGGCGGCCTCGCAGATCGCAACCGGCATCGCCGGTGCCGCCATCGGCCCGGCCGTCGCCGGCCTGACGCTGGGCCTCGTGGGACAGAAGGGACTAGCCCCGCAGCTCGGGAGAAACGAGGCCTGGAACCACGGCGGCAATGTCTTTGCCGCCGCCGGCGCCGGTTTCTTCGGCTACGAGTTCGGCCTGACCGCGGTCTTCATCCTCATGACAGCCATGGCCGTCGGGTCGATCATCGCCGTCATGATGATCAGACCTGAGGATATCGACCACGATGCCGCACGCGGCATCGAGAAGAAGGATGGCAAGGACGCAGAGGTGCCTTCGGGCTTCAGCGTGTTGTGGAAGTCTACGCCACTGCTGATCCTCGCTGCCACGCTCATGCTGTTCCACTTCGGCAATGGCGCCATGCTTCCGCTGCTTGGACAGCAGGTGGCAACACAGGCGGCAAGCTCCGACGTGCCAACGGACACCGGCACCACGACCACACTGCCACCCGGACAGAGCAAGCCGGGGAAGCCCGCAGCGCAACCGGTCGGCCAGCATTCGTCTCTCCAGAGCCTGCTGTCGGATCCCGTCTCCTACACCGCCGCGACCGTCATCATCGCCCAGCTGACGATGATCCCGATCGCGCTTCTCGCGGCCGGTTTCGCAGGGCGGCGCGGCTACTTCCTGCTCCTCGTCGCAGCCCTTGTTGCACTGCCGGTTCGCGGGCTGATCGCCGGACTATGGCCAAGCCCCTATGCCCTCATCCCGGTGCAGATGCTGGATGGTGTCGGTGCCGGCCTTCTCGGTGTCGCGGTGCCCGGTCTCGTCGCACGGATGCTCAAGGGAACCGGCCATATCAACGCAGGTCTCGGTGCGGTCATGACGGTGCAGGGCATCGGCGCCTCGCTCAGCCCGGCGATCGCCGGCGTCATCGTCTCGCATTTCGGCTTTTCGGCCGCCTACCTCACCCTTGCAGGGTTCGCGCTTTGCGGGCTGGTCATCTGGCTTGTTTCGATGAAGAAGGTGGCCGCGGCCTGCGCTGGCGACTGAACTCCGACGTGTAACACGTCCAAGAGCGCTCCTGTCGGACGGCAGGGGCGCTCGGCATTGTCGAAAATACTCACCTTCAGCCTAACCCGAAGGTCGGAAAGCCCCGCCAACAGGCGCCGGGCCGGACATCTTGGCGATTGCCTTTGCAGAGAACGTGGGAAGACGGTTGTTGGCTGCAACGAATAAAGCTCTGGTCGCATGCCAAGGCGTGCGACCAGAGACAAGGTATTCTTGGGGATCACCTTCGTTTGAAACTGAAAAAACCCGATGTTGTCAGAAATCAAACGATGCGGATAGCATAACGGCGCGGGGCGCGCCGGCCGAGAGGAAGCCGCGTGCAGAGGACGCCCAGTATTTCTCATCGAGAACGTTCTCGACATTTGCCCGGACTTCGATCGGCTTGCCATTTTCCCGCTCGAAGACATAGCGCGCACCCAGATCGAGACGCGTCCAGTCCTCGACCTTTTGCGTGTTTGCCCGGTCGTAATACGTGCTTCCACTGTAGAGCACGCGACCCGTCAGCGTCAGATTCTCGACCCACGGCGTGTCGTATTCACCATAGAGACTGACTGTCGTGGTGGGGACACCGGGAACCTTGTTGCCGTCGAACGCGCCGGCAGCCGTGCTGTCAAGCTTGGCATCCATGAACGTCACACCACCAAGGACGCGGATGCCCTGAAGCGGCTCGCCGAATACCGAAAGCTCAAGACCGCGGTTGACCTGCAGGCCATTGACCGAGAAGGTATTCGTCGTCGCATCGGTGAAGGCACTCTCCTGCCGGATCTCGAACAAGGCTGCTGTCAGCAGGAATGAACCGAAATCGTACTTTACCCCGATTTCCTTCTGATCGTGGACGAAGGGCGGAAAGATCTCGTTCGCATTCGCGACCGTCGCCGGTGCAATCGCTCCCTCGGACAGCGCCTCGACATAGTTGGCATAGACCGAAAGATTGTTGGTGACGTTGACGACTGCGGCGACCGCCGGGCTGAATTTCGCCTCCTCGTAGAGGTAGTTTGTGTCTCCCACCGGGAAAAGCGGATTTCCGGGACGTGTATTGAACCCTCTCGAGCGAATATCCTGATAGCGCCCGCCCACAGTTAAAAGAAAGCGTTCGTCTAGGAAGGACAATGTGTCTGAGAGCGCGATGCTCGTCGAAAGAAGATCTGCAAAGGGAACGAGATCGTCCGAGCGGGGGAAATCGCTCGTATCCACCGAGCCGTCGGGCAGATAGACCGGGTTGTAGATGTTGGTGGGATAGGCTGGAGGCAATCCCAATCTACCCGGCAGGAAGCTGCCGCGATCGTTTTCATTGAGATTTCGTGCGACCGCGACGTTGACCTGATGACCGACGGGGCCAGTATCGAATTCCGAGCGCAGACCGATTTCGCCCGAAAATCCCTGGATCTGCTGCGGCTGAATGGCGAGGCTGGATGTCGCATCTCCATTTGCGTTGACGATGGTGTAGGACGACGTCAAGAAATCTTCGCGGTAACGGCTTGCACCACCGGCAGCATAAAGCGTCGTGTTATCGAGCACATCGAACTCTACGCGACCGGAAATCATGTTGTATGTACTGTCGTGATATTCGAACGGGTTGGCCGTATTGATCTTGCCGTTCGGTGCGCGCGGTATCTCAATGCCGGGTACGGCACCGTTGAACAGGGATGTCGGCGCATCGATGTTCTGCGTGGAATGGTTCAGATCGAGCGAAGCGCGGACGCGGTCACCGCGATAATCCAGCCCGATCGATGCGACACCGACCTGATTGTCGTTGTTATCCAGCCGAGAATCGCCATCGCGGTAGGAACCGTTCACACGAACGCCGAACTCTCCGCCCGGCCCGAAGCGGCGACCGACATCGGCATGCGACCAAAGTTGCGAGTCGGAGCGATAGCCGGTCGTAAGGCGTGTCAGCGGTTCGTCGGCGGCACGTTTGGGCACGAGATTGATCGTGCCGCCGACACGTCCGAGGCCACCATTTGCAAACGCGGTCGGCCCCTTGAGGATCTCCACACGCTCGATGCCCTCAAGGAAACTGCGCCGGGGATTGGCAATGTAGGGAAGCCCGTCATAGAGCGTGTCGAGATTGGTGACCGAGAAACCACGGATCATGAAAGCATCTCGTTCGCTGAACGCAGGGGCGTCCTGGCGCACGGATGGATCGTTCAGCGTGAGATCGGCAACAGTCCGCGCCTGCTGATCGCGGATCAACTTCGACGTCAGAGACGTGACGGTGAAGGGCGTTTTCAGAACAGGCTGATTGCCCAGAACACCAACACGAGCACCGGAAGAGACCTGCCCGCCGGCATAAGGTGCCGGAGGCTGACCGATAATTCCTGTCGCCGGCGCCTGCTCCCCCGAGCTACCGACGACGACAATCGTTTCCAGTGTCGTGGCCTGCGATGCACCGGAGGACCGTGCGACCTCGGGCTGGCGTTTCGCCTGCTCATCGCGCGCTTCCTGCCCTTGCGCCGACCCTGCGGAGATAGCGAGTAACGATACACTTGTGAGAGCCGCGTTGACCCACCAACGCGATCCACAGCCAATCCAACCTCTTGACATTCCATGCCCCCTGTAACGCGTCTGACGCACGACGCTCTGCATCGTTCTTCGAACTCGGCGCCGATCCATTCGGCTGCCACGACAGAGAGACGATCCAGATCGAGAAATTTTTCTCGAATTGGCAAGATTGCTGAGTCTACGTCATGAAACGTGCTCTGACGCAGAGACTCCTGATCTGATCGCAGCAACGATCGTGACGCTCTCAGGATGCGCCTGTCGTTCGGGGATTGCGTCATGCGTTCGACGTTCTAAGGAGGGACGACATCCGTTTCTAAGCATGCCGTACGCCGTCAGGCTCTGAACTGACCGGGCTGCTTAACCGGCGAGCGCTCGATCAGAATCCTGAAGGGTACCGTACCCAAGGCTGCCACACGCTCGCCGTGCTCGACCTGGACCACTTCAAGTCGGTGAGGAACGAAGCGGACCCGATGATCGACGGCGCGGCAAATCACGCGCGATCATAAGATTTGCAGTTTTAAAAGACATTGATGTCCCCCGCGAAAAAGGTGATTCGCCTAGACCCTTTTGCCCTCTGCCTGCCATCCGAACAGCGCGGCAGCGCGATCCGCGAGATCCCGGGCGATCGGCATCGCCGATGTCGCGGCAGGAGATGGAGCGTTGCAGACATGGATGGTCCTGTGGGTTTCGCGGATCAGGAAGTCATGGACGAGGCTGCCGTCGGCGAGAACCGCCTGGGCGCGGATGCCGGGCCGATAGGGCTTGAGGTCGTCGAGCTGCAATTCCGGGCAGTATCTTCTGCAAAGCGCGAGGTAGCGGCGCTTGCTGATCGAATTGCCCATTTCCGACAGGCCGGACCGAAGATTTTTGCGCACCAGGCGGCGAAAGCCGGGGTAGGTGATCATTTCCCTGAGATCGTGGACATTGACATCGGAAAACCGGTAGCCCTCCCGCGCAAAGGCAAGAACCGCATTCGGCCCCACCGTCACATAGCCGCCGATCATCTTCGTGAGGTGGACGCCCAGAAACGGCAGCGCAGGGTCCGGGATCGGGTAGATCAGATGGTTGACAATGCGGTCCTTGTCGGAGCCCAACCTGAAATATTCGCCGCGAAAGGGCACGATATGGAAGTCGAGTTCGAGGCCACAAAGCCGCGCCAGCCGGTCGGCCATGATGCCGGCGCAGGCGATGACGTGCCGGGCGCGGATCTCTTCCTGCGGAAGCTGGAGACGAACGCCGTCCGCCTCCTCTCGCAAGGTCTCCACGGTAGCGCTGGTGCGAATTTCGACGCCCCTACCAGCGAGGATTCGGGCCATCGTGCGGGCGATCAGCCCGTAATCGACGATGCCGCTGGTCGGCACGAACAGCGCCCCGACGCCGCGGATATGCGGTTCGCGCCGGACAAGCTCCGCGGCGTCCAGCCGTTCCACCGGCAGGCCGTTCTGTCGGCACCGGTCTTCCAGCGCGGCAAGACGCGGCACCTCGTCATGGGCGGTTGCCACGAGTATCTTTCCGCATTGCTCGAACGGAATGCCATGCTCGCGGCAGAAACCGATCGTCGCCTCGACGCCTTCCTTGCAGAAACGCGCCTTCAGGCTTCCCGGCTGATAATAGACCCCCGCATGGATGACGCCGCTGTTGCGCCCGGTCTGGTGAGTCGCAACCTCGACCTCCTTTTCCAGCACGACGATGGAAAGGCCGGGCCAGCGGGTCGAGATTTCCAGGGCGGCGGAAAGACCGACAATGCCGCCGCCGATGATGGCAAGATCATAAGACACCGATGCTGTCCCCGCTCCTCACTCTCGCCTCCTTGGCAGGATGCACCGACGAGATCACGGATCCAGCGGTGTATCGCGCAACAGATCGAACATCAGCTTGAAGAAGCGGTCGCTGTCCACCTCATAGGCGATTCGTGCATTATCGGGCTCGCCACGCTCCTTCCAGAAATCGGCGACCGTCGCGCCGAAGGCAAAGGTGCCATCGAGATCGACGCCGATATGGACGGGCCTGGTGCGCACCAGCGTCGGGTCGATCACCAGCGCCAGCGCCAGAGGGTCGTGCATCGCGCCGCCGACGCCCATGGAATTGCGATGCAGCTTCTCGTAGAAGCGTAGCCAGTCCATGACGAGCCTGCCGAGTTCCGTGTCGATGGTCGCGAGCTCCGCATATTGCTCTGCCTCGACCAGAACCTGCATGGTCACATCCAGCCCGACCATGGTAACGGGCACGCCGCTGTCGAGCACGAGCCGGACGGCTTCGGGATCGCAGAAGGCGTTGAATTCAGTGGGCGTGATGATCTCGCTCTTGCGATAGAACACCCCGCCCATCCAGATCAGTTCCTTGATCTTCGGCAACACCTGCGGGTGCTTGAGAACGAGGAGGCCGATATTGCTCAGTGGCCCGGTGGCCACCACGATGATCGGTTCTGGCGCTGCAGCAAGCCTTTCGGCGAGGAAATCGACGGCATGCTGGGCCAGGGGTTTGCGTTGCGGCATGGGCAGGTAGGGCGAGCCCTCGAGACCGCTCGGGCCGTCCGCCGTTCCCAGCACCAGCGGACGGGCAAGCGGGCGGACGCAGCCGGCCGCAACCGGCACGTCTCCCGCACCGATGAAGTCGAGGATGCGAATGGCATTCGAGGTGGTCTTGTCGAGCTCGGCATTGCCGCAGGTGGTCGTCACGCCCAGAAGTTTGATATCGGGCGAGCGATGCGCCATGACGAGGGCGATGGCGTCGTCGTGGCCGGGGTCGCAGTCGTAGAGGATGGGTGTCGGCATCGGAAACGGTCCTTCAGGCTGCAGTGCCAAGACCGCCGGCGCGGGCGTAGCGCGCCATGGTGGTCTTGAAGATCGAAAGGAAGCGGCGGCCGTCGAGGCCGGTGGCGATACGGGTCGTCCTCGGGCCGTCACCGCCGGGCAGGATCTGGTGACCGCGGTAAGCCACAACCTGGCCCCGCGCGACGCCTTTTTCGATGACGACATCGGCAAAGAGCGGCGCCGTCGTCGTCACGAGATCCGGCGCGAAGGCGAGCGCCACGGTAATGACATCATCCATGGGAAAGCCCACGAGCCCGAAGAACTCGCGCCAGATATCGATGTAGATCGGAAACACCTCCCCGATCATGTCCACGACGGCATTGTCCGCCCCGGAGGACGCCATGTCCGCGATGTCGTCGCGCGTCAGCATGCTGTCGGCCACGCGGTTGTCCTCGCAGATATCGAGCGGCACGAGGATCTTGTCGACATCGGCGTTGAGCACAATGCGCGACGCCTCCGGATCGGCCCAGATATTGTACTCCGACAGCGGCGTCATGTTGCCGGGCGCGGTGAAGTTGCCGCCGAGCACCAGCATGTTCTTCAGAAGCGACGGCAACGCCGGTTCCTGCAGAATCGCGAGCGCCGCATTGGTCGTCGGCCCCGTCGTCACCAGCGTGATCTCGCCGGGATGTGCCCTTGCCATGTCGATGATGAAATCCACCGCATGGCCGGGGTTCGCCTTACGGCGAGGCTCTGGCGCCGGCGGGTTGAACGTCTTCAGACGGTCGCCGAAGCGCGCCGTCAGCCGCTTCTCGAAATGGACGGGTGCTTCCATCGCCGCCTTGGCATGGCCGACGATCGGCCGCCAGGCGCCGGCATGGACCGGAATATCGTCACGACCGGCCAGCGACAACGTGTTCAGCACGACGTCGGTCACCTGTTTGATCGGGCCGGCGGCGCCGGTGACGGTGGTGACGCCCTCCAGCTTGATGTCCGGATGGGCGGCGGCGAACAGCACGGCGAGAATGTCGTCGCCGGCGGAATCCACGTCGAGGATGATGCGCTGCATGGGAAGCCTTCGGGGTCTCGGGTTTTCAGGAACGGGGAAGCGGCGCGTCGCGGCCGGCGTCCCCCGAGGGATGGACGGACAAAGCGCGGCGAATGGTCTCGACCGTCTCGCGGATGCGCTTTGGCCGTGCGCGCCAGGAGAGCGCGAACAGAGCGACGAGCGCCACGGCATATGGCACAGCCAGAACCAGATAGGACGGGAAGCCGAAGGTCTGCAGGCGGAGCGAGAAGGCATCGGCAAAGCCGAACAACAGGCAGCCGGCCAGCACCTTCAGCGGATCACCGCCCGAGAAGATCAGGATTGCGACCGCCATGAAGCCGCGCCCGGAGGACATGTTCTCGGTGAACATCGTGATGTAGCCGAGCGACATATGGGCGCCGGCAAGACCGGCGAACAGGCCGCACAGCAGCGAAGCGGCATAGCGAATCCGCACGATCGAGATGCCGAGCGCCTCGGCTGCCTCCGGCTTCTCACCGACCACGCGGATATAAAGGCCGAGCCGGGTGCGGTTGTAGAAGAGAATGAGGAGCGGCACGGCAAAGAAGGCAACGTAGACGAGTGGTGTATAGCCGGAGATCAACTGCGCGGTCGAGGGGCCGAGCAAATCGCGCGCACCGGGGATCTGCACCTTGGGCAGGCCAACGATGCCTCGCCCGACGACAGAGCCGCGTGTCCCGAAGATCGCCTTGAGGAGAGACACGGTCATGCCGCCGGCAAGGATGTTGAGCGCCAACCCCACAACAACCTCGTTTGCCCGGAAGCTGACGACGAGAACGGCATAGATGAGGGCGAAGACGAGCGCGGCGGCGACGCCGATAACCATGCCGCCCACCGACGAGCCTGTCCAGATCGAGCCGACGACGGCGAAGAAGGCGGCGATCAGCATCTGGCCCTCCAGCCCGATGTTGAAGATCCCCGCCTTGGTGGTGAACGAGCCGCCCAGCGCCACCAGCAGGATCGGCGTCGTGGTGCGGATCATCGCGACCAGCAAAGCGACGTTGAACAGATTGGTCAGAATTTCCATCGGCGCTCTCCCGTGCGGTCGCCGCGGCGGCGCATCATGAGATCGGCGGAAACCGCCAGGATGATCAGCGCCTGGATGACCGTGATGATTTCGCGCGAGGCTGTCGTATCGACCTCGAGCAGTAGGGAACCAGCGCGCAAAGCTCCGAAGAAGAGTGCTGTAAAGATGGTGCCGATGGGCGAGCCGTTGGCGAGCAGGGCCGCGATGAGCCCGTCGAAGCCGAAGCCCGGCGCAAAGCCTTCCATGAACCGGTGATGCACGCCGAGCGTCTCGACGCCGCCCGCAAGGCCGCCCACGGCCCCGGAGACGAGCAAGACGCCGAAGCCGACGCGGCGCACGCCGACGCCGCCATATTCGGCGAACTTCGGCGCGGAGCCGACCATGGTCACGGCATAGCCGGCAGAGGTCCAGCGGAAGAAGGCGGCAACGCCCAAGGCTAGCGCCAGACCGATGAGAAGGCCGATGTTGAGCCGCGAGAAGGAGAAGAGTTCCGGCAGGTAGGCGCTGGTCAGGATCGGCGGCGTTTCCGACCAACCGCCCGGGCGCTTGAACAGGAAGATGGTAAGATAGGAGGTCAGCAGCGTCGCAATGTAATTGGCCAAAATCGTGGACACCACCTCGTTGGTGCCGAAGCGAACGCGGAAGAACGCGGGAATTGCCACCCAGAGCGCACCGGCGACCACCGCCAAAGTCACGGCGGCAAGCACGTGCAGCACCGGCGGCAATGCAAAGGCGAACCCCACCCAGGCGGCGGCGAACCCGCCGAGAAAGAGCTGTCCCTCAATGCCGACATTGAACATGCCGCCGCGAAGCGCGATGCAGGCCGCGA encodes the following:
- a CDS encoding MFS transporter, encoding MAPVEPRSRSIKALSAVNFFLADVRDGLGPFLGIFLIGQGWSTATIGVVMTIGGIAGMLATTPLGALADASKAKRFMVGFCAALVIVASLAILFVPTVTFVAASQIATGIAGAAIGPAVAGLTLGLVGQKGLAPQLGRNEAWNHGGNVFAAAGAGFFGYEFGLTAVFILMTAMAVGSIIAVMMIRPEDIDHDAARGIEKKDGKDAEVPSGFSVLWKSTPLLILAATLMLFHFGNGAMLPLLGQQVATQAASSDVPTDTGTTTTLPPGQSKPGKPAAQPVGQHSSLQSLLSDPVSYTAATVIIAQLTMIPIALLAAGFAGRRGYFLLLVAALVALPVRGLIAGLWPSPYALIPVQMLDGVGAGLLGVAVPGLVARMLKGTGHINAGLGAVMTVQGIGASLSPAIAGVIVSHFGFSAAYLTLAGFALCGLVIWLVSMKKVAAACAGD
- the lhgO gene encoding L-2-hydroxyglutarate oxidase, which translates into the protein MSYDLAIIGGGIVGLSAALEISTRWPGLSIVVLEKEVEVATHQTGRNSGVIHAGVYYQPGSLKARFCKEGVEATIGFCREHGIPFEQCGKILVATAHDEVPRLAALEDRCRQNGLPVERLDAAELVRREPHIRGVGALFVPTSGIVDYGLIARTMARILAGRGVEIRTSATVETLREEADGVRLQLPQEEIRARHVIACAGIMADRLARLCGLELDFHIVPFRGEYFRLGSDKDRIVNHLIYPIPDPALPFLGVHLTKMIGGYVTVGPNAVLAFAREGYRFSDVNVHDLREMITYPGFRRLVRKNLRSGLSEMGNSISKRRYLALCRRYCPELQLDDLKPYRPGIRAQAVLADGSLVHDFLIRETHRTIHVCNAPSPAATSAMPIARDLADRAAALFGWQAEGKRV
- a CDS encoding nucleoside hydrolase, whose protein sequence is MQRIILDVDSAGDDILAVLFAAAHPDIKLEGVTTVTGAAGPIKQVTDVVLNTLSLAGRDDIPVHAGAWRPIVGHAKAAMEAPVHFEKRLTARFGDRLKTFNPPAPEPRRKANPGHAVDFIIDMARAHPGEITLVTTGPTTNAALAILQEPALPSLLKNMLVLGGNFTAPGNMTPLSEYNIWADPEASRIVLNADVDKILVPLDICEDNRVADSMLTRDDIADMASSGADNAVVDMIGEVFPIYIDIWREFFGLVGFPMDDVITVALAFAPDLVTTTAPLFADVVIEKGVARGQVVAYRGHQILPGGDGPRTTRIATGLDGRRFLSIFKTTMARYARAGGLGTAA
- a CDS encoding TonB-dependent receptor, whose product is MSRGWIGCGSRWWVNAALTSVSLLAISAGSAQGQEARDEQAKRQPEVARSSGASQATTLETIVVVGSSGEQAPATGIIGQPPAPYAGGQVSSGARVGVLGNQPVLKTPFTVTSLTSKLIRDQQARTVADLTLNDPSVRQDAPAFSERDAFMIRGFSVTNLDTLYDGLPYIANPRRSFLEGIERVEILKGPTAFANGGLGRVGGTINLVPKRAADEPLTRLTTGYRSDSQLWSHADVGRRFGPGGEFGVRVNGSYRDGDSRLDNNDNQVGVASIGLDYRGDRVRASLDLNHSTQNIDAPTSLFNGAVPGIEIPRAPNGKINTANPFEYHDSTYNMISGRVEFDVLDNTTLYAAGGASRYREDFLTSSYTIVNANGDATSSLAIQPQQIQGFSGEIGLRSEFDTGPVGHQVNVAVARNLNENDRGSFLPGRLGLPPAYPTNIYNPVYLPDGSVDTSDFPRSDDLVPFADLLSTSIALSDTLSFLDERFLLTVGGRYQDIRSRGFNTRPGNPLFPVGDTNYLYEEAKFSPAVAAVVNVTNNLSVYANYVEALSEGAIAPATVANANEIFPPFVHDQKEIGVKYDFGSFLLTAALFEIRQESAFTDATTNTFSVNGLQVNRGLELSVFGEPLQGIRVLGGVTFMDAKLDSTAAGAFDGNKVPGVPTTTVSLYGEYDTPWVENLTLTGRVLYSGSTYYDRANTQKVEDWTRLDLGARYVFERENGKPIEVRANVENVLDEKYWASSARGFLSAGAPRAVMLSASFDF
- a CDS encoding ABC transporter permease; this translates as MTNRMPFRGLFSKGLGRTLAGQALAFAIALALGAIIIVLIDESPVAVFMTLMRGAFGDAEKIAGTLLQTTPILICGIAACIALRGGMFNVGIEGQLFLGGFAAAWVGFAFALPPVLHVLAAVTLAVVAGALWVAIPAFFRVRFGTNEVVSTILANYIATLLTSYLTIFLFKRPGGWSETPPILTSAYLPELFSFSRLNIGLLIGLALALGVAAFFRWTSAGYAVTMVGSAPKFAEYGGVGVRRVGFGVLLVSGAVGGLAGGVETLGVHHRFMEGFAPGFGFDGLIAALLANGSPIGTIFTALFFGALRAGSLLLEVDTTASREIITVIQALIILAVSADLMMRRRGDRTGERRWKF
- a CDS encoding nucleoside hydrolase, whose protein sequence is MPTPILYDCDPGHDDAIALVMAHRSPDIKLLGVTTTCGNAELDKTTSNAIRILDFIGAGDVPVAAGCVRPLARPLVLGTADGPSGLEGSPYLPMPQRKPLAQHAVDFLAERLAAAPEPIIVVATGPLSNIGLLVLKHPQVLPKIKELIWMGGVFYRKSEIITPTEFNAFCDPEAVRLVLDSGVPVTMVGLDVTMQVLVEAEQYAELATIDTELGRLVMDWLRFYEKLHRNSMGVGGAMHDPLALALVIDPTLVRTRPVHIGVDLDGTFAFGATVADFWKERGEPDNARIAYEVDSDRFFKLMFDLLRDTPLDP
- a CDS encoding ABC transporter permease; the encoded protein is MEILTNLFNVALLVAMIRTTTPILLVALGGSFTTKAGIFNIGLEGQMLIAAFFAVVGSIWTGSSVGGMVIGVAAALVFALIYAVLVVSFRANEVVVGLALNILAGGMTVSLLKAIFGTRGSVVGRGIVGLPKVQIPGARDLLGPSTAQLISGYTPLVYVAFFAVPLLILFYNRTRLGLYIRVVGEKPEAAEALGISIVRIRYAASLLCGLFAGLAGAHMSLGYITMFTENMSSGRGFMAVAILIFSGGDPLKVLAGCLLFGFADAFSLRLQTFGFPSYLVLAVPYAVALVALFALSWRARPKRIRETVETIRRALSVHPSGDAGRDAPLPRS